AGCACCGTTCCGAGGCTCATCCCCCCCACGATGACCCAGCCGATGGCTTGGCGGCTCTCCGCTCCGGCGCCGTGGGCCAGGGCCAGGGGAAGGGCACCCAGAACCATGGCGCCGGTAGTCATGAGGATGGGTCGCAGGCGCAGGGAGGCCGACTCGACGACGGCGTCGAACTTGCTCCACCCCTCCTCCTGCAGCTGGTTGGCGAACTCGACGATGAGGATGCCGTGCTTTGTGATCAGTCCCACCAACGTCACCAGGCCGATCTGACTGTACACGTTGAGGGTGTGGCCGCTGAGGTTGAGAGCCAGCAGGGCCCCGGTGACGCTCAAGGGGACCGAGAGCATGATGATGAAGGGATCGACGAAACTCTCGAACTGCGCCGCCAGCACCAGGTAGATGAATCCCAGGGCGAGCAGGAACGTTACGTAGAGGCTGGCGCTCGACTCCTTGAATTCCCGGGAGGGGCCGTCGTAGTCGACGATGGCGTTGCCGGGCAGGACCCGGGCGGCGACCTCCTCGAGTTGGGCGATTCCGTCGGAGAGGGCATAGCCCGGCGCCAGGCTCGCGGTGACTTTGGCGGCGCGCAGCTGGTTGAAATGGTTTAGCTCCTTGGGAGCCACCGTCTCATCGACGGTCACCAGGTTGGAGAGCTGAACCATCCTGCCCCCGTTTCCCCGCACATAGATGGCGGAGAGATCCGAGGGGGTGACCCGCTCGACGTCCTCGATCTGGACGATGACGTCGTACTGCTTCCCTTCGCGCTTGAAGCGGGTGACCTGCCGTCCGCCGAGCATCGTCTCGAGGGTGCGTCCGACGGTGGCGACATCGGCGCCGACGTCCACTGTCTTCTCCCGGTCGACCTGGACGGAGAGCTGGGGCTTGTTCAGCTTCAGGTCGGAATCGAGGTTCTGGAATCCCGGCCACTTGCGGGCCTCGTCCATGACCGCATCGGTCATCTTCTGCAGCTCCCCGTAATCGGCGTTGGTCTGGATGACGAACTGCACCGGCTTGGACAGGGCGCTCTGCCCCAGGGAGGGGGGGTTGAGGGGAAAGGCCATGATCCCCGGGATGCCGCCGAAAAGCTTGGGCTGCATCTCCTGAACGATGGCCTGCTGCTTGCGATCCCGCTTGTTCCAATCCTCGAGGCCGGCGAAGGCAATGATCTGTGAGACCACCGGCCGGCCGGTCAGCACAAAATAACGCTCCACCTCGGGGGTCTCGGCATAAACCTTTTCGATCATGCGGGCGTACTTGTCGGTGTAGGCGATGGTCGACCCTTCCGGGGCGATGCCGACGCCGATGATGGTCCCCCGGTCCTCGGTGGGAGCGAGTTCGGACTTGAGGGTGCCGAAGAGGAACCAGGCCGCTCCGGCCGTCCCCAGGGCGAGCAGGATCACCACCACGCTTCCGCGCAGGGACCAGCGCAGCAGGGCGCGGTACCCGTCGGTCATGGACACCATCCCCCGCTCGATGAAGTTGTAGACGGCCGAATGCTTCTTCTGGTGACGCAGCAGCTTGGAGCACATCATCGGCGAGAGGGTCAGTGCGACGAAGCCCGAGATCAGAACCGCACCGGCGAGGGTCAGCGCGAATTCGGTGAAAAGCCGGCCGGTGCGCCCTTCCATGAAGCCGATGGGAGCGTAGACCGCCGCCAGGGTCAGGGTCATGGCGATGACCGCGAAGGCGATCTCGCGGCTCCCCTTGAAGGCCGCCTCCCGGGTGGACATCCCCGCCTCGATGTGACGGTGGATATTCTCCAGCATCACGATGGCGTCGTCCACCACCAGGCCGATGGCCAGCACCATCGCCAAGAGGGTGAGGGTATTCACCGAGAAGCCGAGGACGTACATGACGCCGAAGGCGCCGACCAACGAGACCGGAATGGTGACCAGCGGGATGAGGGTGGAACGGAAGCTGCGCAGGAAGATGAAGATCACCAGGATGACCAGAAGGACCGCTTCGCCGATGGTCCGGAAGACGTTCTGGATGGAGCGGTCGATAAAGATGGCGCGATCGTAGGCGACGGCGACCTTCATCCCCTCGGGGAGGCCTGCCTCGATTTCGGGGACCATGGTACGCACGGCCTTGGAGATGTCCAGGGGGTTCGCGGTGGCCTGTTTCACCACACCGAGCGCCACGGCGGCGTTTCCCTTGAAGCGCACCACGCTGCGCTCGCTCTCGGCGCCTATTTCGGCCCGTCCCACATCCCGGAGACGCACCAGGTAGCCGCTTTGGTCCTGCAGGATCATCGTCTCGAACTGTTCAGGGGTGCGCAGGTCGGTTTCCGCAAGGACCGTGAATTCCCGCTCCGTCGACTCGATGCGCCCGGAGGGGATTTCAACGTTCTGCCTCCGCAGGGCGTTCTCCACGTCCTGGGGGGTCATGCCGTAGGCGGCCAGGCGCGCCGGGTCGAGCCACAGGCGCATGGCGTAGCGCCTCTCTCCTAGGATCAGTACGTTGGCGACGCCGCTGATGTTCTGCAGCTGGTCCTTGACGTAACGGTCGGCGTAATCCGTGATCTCCAGCGGCGTGTGGTTGCTGGAGGAGAAGGCCAGGTAGATGGTCGGCTGGGCGTCGGCCTCCACCTTGCTGATCACCGGCTCGCTGATTTCATCAGGAAGCCTGTCGCGCACCCGCGAAACGCGGTCGCGCACGTCGTTGGCGGCCTGGTCGGGGTTGCGGCTGAGGCGGAATTTAACCGTGATCTGGCTCGTCTCCGGCCGGGAGAGGGAGGTGAGAAGGTCGATGCCGTCGATGCCGGCGAGGCTCTCTTCCAGGGGCTGGGTGATCTGCGACTCGATGATCTCGGCGGTGGCCCCCGGGTAGCGGGTCTCCACATTCACCACCGGCTCGTCGATGTTGGGATATTCGCGCACAGACAGCCGCTGATAGCTGATCAGGCCGATCAGGATGATCACCAGGCTCATCACCGTCGCCAGGACGGGGCGTTTAATGGAAAGATCGGATAGAACCATTATCTACTTATCCTTGATGGCGCAGCCATCCTCTGAGTTATCATCCTTCGGTCTTCGCTGGTTTTACATCGGCGGCTACGGTGGGGAGGACGGTCACGGGCATGCCCGGCCGCACCTTGAGATGGCCGGCGGTGATGACGGTGTCCCCCGCCTGCACCCCTTCCATAATTTCCACCCGCCCCTTCTGCCGAATGCCCAGTTTCACAGGGGCCGCCTCAACCTTGCCGTCCACCACCTTGTAGACGAGCTGGCTGTCCCCTTGGGCGATCAGCGCCTCCTCCGGAATCATGAGGGCTTCGGCCTTCTCCTCGAGGACCAGTGTGACCCGGGCGAACATGCCTGGGTTGAGCAGCTTTTCTTCATTGGACAGGCGGGCTCGCAGCAGCATGCTTCGCCCCTGGGCGTCAAGCTGGGGGGAGACGGCGATCACCTCCCCGGAAAAGGTGCGTCCAGGGACGGCATCGACGTTCACCTGCAGGCTCTGACCGACCTTTACCTGCCGGGCGAAACCTTCCGGAACCCTGAAATCGACCTTGATGGGATCGATGGCATCGAGGGTGACGATGGAATCGCCGGGGCGCAGGTAGCTGCCGGGACTGACGTTGCGCAGCCCGAGGCGGCCGGTGAAGGGAGCGCGGATGACCGTTTTGGCCCGATTCGCCTCCGCCAGCCGCAGGGTGGCTTCGTCCAGCTGCCACTTGGCATAAGCCTCGTCCCGCTCTCGTTCGGAGATGGCCCGGTCCTTCAGGAGCGTCTCGGCCCTCTTGTAATTGGCCCGGCTGAGCCCCAGACTGGCGGCCGACCTGTCGAGCTCCGCCTTCAGGACCGAATCATCGAGCCGCAGGAGCACCTGGCCGGCCTTGACCTGCTCCCCTTCGGAGAAGGCGATCTGTTCCACCCGACCGG
The genomic region above belongs to Desulfuromonas sp. TF and contains:
- a CDS encoding efflux RND transporter periplasmic adaptor subunit, giving the protein MTREIEKKSVSPLKLRRPAWMKFLWPAGITSILMLSLLVFSLGPSGVEAEKAAPAPAGAPPGMPVEAALVTTAPVNRELSAVGTLQSDESVVVSAEIAGRVEQIAFSEGEQVKAGQVLLRLDDSVLKAELDRSAASLGLSRANYKRAETLLKDRAISERERDEAYAKWQLDEATLRLAEANRAKTVIRAPFTGRLGLRNVSPGSYLRPGDSIVTLDAIDPIKVDFRVPEGFARQVKVGQSLQVNVDAVPGRTFSGEVIAVSPQLDAQGRSMLLRARLSNEEKLLNPGMFARVTLVLEEKAEALMIPEEALIAQGDSQLVYKVVDGKVEAAPVKLGIRQKGRVEIMEGVQAGDTVITAGHLKVRPGMPVTVLPTVAADVKPAKTEG
- a CDS encoding efflux RND transporter permease subunit — translated: MVLSDLSIKRPVLATVMSLVIILIGLISYQRLSVREYPNIDEPVVNVETRYPGATAEIIESQITQPLEESLAGIDGIDLLTSLSRPETSQITVKFRLSRNPDQAANDVRDRVSRVRDRLPDEISEPVISKVEADAQPTIYLAFSSSNHTPLEITDYADRYVKDQLQNISGVANVLILGERRYAMRLWLDPARLAAYGMTPQDVENALRRQNVEIPSGRIESTEREFTVLAETDLRTPEQFETMILQDQSGYLVRLRDVGRAEIGAESERSVVRFKGNAAVALGVVKQATANPLDISKAVRTMVPEIEAGLPEGMKVAVAYDRAIFIDRSIQNVFRTIGEAVLLVILVIFIFLRSFRSTLIPLVTIPVSLVGAFGVMYVLGFSVNTLTLLAMVLAIGLVVDDAIVMLENIHRHIEAGMSTREAAFKGSREIAFAVIAMTLTLAAVYAPIGFMEGRTGRLFTEFALTLAGAVLISGFVALTLSPMMCSKLLRHQKKHSAVYNFIERGMVSMTDGYRALLRWSLRGSVVVILLALGTAGAAWFLFGTLKSELAPTEDRGTIIGVGIAPEGSTIAYTDKYARMIEKVYAETPEVERYFVLTGRPVVSQIIAFAGLEDWNKRDRKQQAIVQEMQPKLFGGIPGIMAFPLNPPSLGQSALSKPVQFVIQTNADYGELQKMTDAVMDEARKWPGFQNLDSDLKLNKPQLSVQVDREKTVDVGADVATVGRTLETMLGGRQVTRFKREGKQYDVIVQIEDVERVTPSDLSAIYVRGNGGRMVQLSNLVTVDETVAPKELNHFNQLRAAKVTASLAPGYALSDGIAQLEEVAARVLPGNAIVDYDGPSREFKESSASLYVTFLLALGFIYLVLAAQFESFVDPFIIMLSVPLSVTGALLALNLSGHTLNVYSQIGLVTLVGLITKHGILIVEFANQLQEEGWSKFDAVVESASLRLRPILMTTGAMVLGALPLALAHGAGAESRQAIGWVIVGGMSLGTVL